The following are from one region of the Candidatus Latescibacter sp. genome:
- a CDS encoding lactate racemase domain-containing protein encodes MIIGKGFENEVIDETTAYDYCAEAFSQKKMDGKRVLIIIPDSTRSGPIDMFFRIVYKLLAGRVKELDFLIALGTHAPMSEEAIYHHVGITKDLHAHSYPKARFFNHESRNPDHLRFIGTISEDETGEISGGLLHQRVDVTINNKIFDYDLLVIIGPTFPHESMGFSGGNKYFFPGICGEEIVDSFHWMGALLTIPATIGIADTPMRRLIDKAASFIPVERMCISLVVKEHDLYGMFIGPPEETFTAAAALSDKIHIVYKEHPFKQVLACAPLMYDEIWTAGKCMYKLESVVADGGELIIYAPHVDRLSVVHGPEIEKIGFHVRDYYLKQWDKFKDVSGNIRAHSCNVRGIGTFENGIEKPRIKVTLATLMNEEYCRKVNLDYRDPNSMNPEDWNDREDEGILYVPKAGEILYLLKDNPFRR; translated from the coding sequence ATGATTATTGGAAAAGGGTTCGAGAATGAAGTAATTGATGAGACCACGGCATATGACTATTGCGCCGAAGCGTTCTCCCAAAAGAAAATGGACGGGAAACGGGTACTGATAATCATTCCCGATTCCACCCGCTCCGGGCCGATAGACATGTTTTTCAGGATTGTCTATAAGCTTCTTGCCGGGCGTGTCAAGGAACTTGATTTTCTCATCGCCCTCGGCACCCATGCCCCGATGAGCGAGGAAGCGATTTATCACCATGTTGGAATTACCAAAGACTTGCATGCTCATTCATACCCGAAGGCTCGCTTTTTTAATCACGAATCGCGCAATCCCGACCATCTTCGATTCATTGGAACAATCAGCGAGGATGAAACCGGTGAAATATCCGGCGGGCTTTTGCATCAGCGGGTTGATGTCACCATAAATAACAAGATTTTCGACTATGATCTTCTGGTCATAATCGGCCCTACTTTCCCCCACGAATCCATGGGGTTTTCGGGCGGCAATAAATACTTCTTCCCCGGGATTTGCGGAGAGGAGATTGTGGACTCGTTCCACTGGATGGGGGCGCTCCTTACCATTCCGGCGACCATAGGCATCGCGGATACGCCCATGCGGAGGCTGATAGATAAAGCCGCCTCATTCATCCCGGTCGAGCGCATGTGCATCAGCCTTGTGGTTAAGGAACACGATCTCTATGGCATGTTCATCGGGCCTCCGGAAGAAACATTTACGGCTGCGGCGGCTTTGTCCGATAAAATTCACATCGTGTACAAGGAACATCCGTTCAAGCAGGTTCTTGCATGCGCCCCGCTGATGTACGATGAGATATGGACTGCTGGCAAGTGCATGTACAAGCTTGAATCGGTGGTCGCGGACGGCGGCGAACTCATCATTTATGCGCCCCATGTCGACCGTTTGTCCGTGGTGCACGGCCCCGAGATCGAAAAAATCGGTTTCCATGTCCGTGATTACTATCTCAAGCAATGGGACAAATTCAAGGATGTTTCCGGCAATATCCGCGCTCACTCCTGCAATGTGAGGGGGATAGGCACGTTCGAAAACGGGATTGAAAAGCCTAGGATCAAGGTAACGCTGGCGACGCTGATGAATGAGGAGTACTGCCGGAAAGTAAACTTGGACTACCGCGACCCGAACTCCATGAATCCGGAAGATTGGAATGACCGTGAGGATGAAGGTATTCTGTATGTCCCGAAGGCAGGGGAAATTCTCTACCTTCTGAAAGACAATCCTTTTCGGAGATAG
- a CDS encoding M20/M25/M40 family metallo-hydrolase, giving the protein MIEKEKILQTCDDLIVDTAIFLMRLIQFESTSGYEGPAMEWLYNQFKDISDECELIPVPEDIVDDPDFGFRIDDRPYEGRPNLRVTLKGDGTGKSVIFNAHIDVVPPSKGQLRPFDPYVDEGILYGRGACDDKGQVAVLWTIFKALKKLKIKPRGDIILHLVIEEETGGNGTLALVRRGERADCCINLEPCSNNILTSVRGAVWFTCTFYGRAGHSGSAKTTVSALDMAIEAINIIKDYHSKLLVRTINDDPLFAEYDNPMPVTFGQNEGGDWPAMAPQKQVFKGVFGFLTTPKEEVMHELVNRIRTKGTKWLKENFEMTFQYRHDTSRIDPNLPFVKTLAESYRTMRVKSKIGAMPASTDACYYTNILGIPALATGCGSLGDAHTDQEQLKLKSLIASAAVMTQFIKEWCGLRKV; this is encoded by the coding sequence ATGATTGAGAAAGAGAAAATTTTACAAACATGCGACGATCTCATCGTCGATACCGCGATTTTTCTCATGAGGCTCATACAATTCGAGTCGACAAGCGGGTATGAAGGGCCGGCAATGGAGTGGTTATATAACCAGTTCAAGGATATATCCGATGAATGTGAGCTGATCCCTGTTCCGGAAGATATTGTGGACGATCCCGACTTCGGTTTCAGAATCGATGACCGGCCCTATGAAGGAAGGCCGAATCTCCGTGTGACGCTCAAAGGCGACGGAACCGGTAAAAGTGTGATTTTCAATGCCCATATCGATGTTGTTCCCCCTTCCAAAGGCCAGCTTCGCCCGTTTGATCCCTATGTGGACGAGGGCATTCTCTACGGCCGCGGGGCATGCGACGATAAAGGGCAGGTGGCAGTGTTATGGACAATATTCAAAGCCTTAAAAAAACTCAAGATCAAACCGAGGGGCGATATCATCCTCCATCTGGTGATCGAAGAAGAAACAGGCGGAAACGGTACTCTCGCCCTGGTACGCCGGGGTGAAAGGGCTGACTGCTGCATAAACCTCGAGCCATGCTCGAACAATATCCTCACCTCGGTGAGAGGCGCGGTATGGTTCACCTGCACTTTTTACGGCAGGGCAGGTCATTCAGGCTCGGCAAAAACTACGGTCAGCGCTCTCGATATGGCAATCGAGGCAATCAATATCATTAAAGACTATCATTCCAAACTGCTTGTCAGGACTATTAACGACGATCCCCTGTTCGCAGAATATGATAATCCAATGCCGGTAACCTTCGGGCAGAATGAAGGCGGAGACTGGCCGGCCATGGCCCCCCAGAAGCAGGTCTTTAAGGGTGTGTTTGGTTTTCTCACCACTCCTAAAGAAGAAGTCATGCATGAACTGGTTAATCGTATCCGAACCAAAGGTACTAAATGGCTCAAAGAAAACTTCGAGATGACCTTCCAGTACCGTCATGATACATCGAGAATAGACCCCAATCTCCCGTTTGTGAAAACACTTGCGGAAAGCTACAGAACCATGCGAGTGAAAAGCAAAATTGGCGCTATGCCTGCTTCTACGGATGCGTGTTACTATACGAACATCCTGGGAATACCTGCCCTGGCCACCGGATGCGGAAGCCTTGGCGACGCCCACACCGACCAGGAGCAATTGAAACTGAAAAGTTTAATCGCTTCGGCGGCAGTGATGACACAGTTTATCAAAGAATGGTGCGGACTCCGTAAAGTATGA